In Ficedula albicollis isolate OC2 chromosome 19, FicAlb1.5, whole genome shotgun sequence, one DNA window encodes the following:
- the ORAI2 gene encoding protein orai-2: MSSELNVPVDPSTPACCSEPGTKGMDYRDWVRRSYLELVTSNHHSVQALSWRKLYLSRAKLKASSRTSALLSGFAMVAMVEVQLEVQYKYPQMLLIAFSACTTVLVAVHLFALLISTCILPNVEAVSNIHNLNSISESPHERMHPYIELAWGFSTVLGILLFLAEVVLLCWIKFLPVGSILKNETTNVEKPSSHAGWQSALVSTIIMVPVGLIFVVFTIHFYRSLVRHKTERHNREIEELHKLKVQLDGHDRGMQVV, translated from the exons ATGAGCTCTGAATTGAACGTTCCAGTGGATCCTTCCACTCCTGcttgctgctctgagcctggcaCAAAGGGCATGGATTACCGGGACTGGGTCCGGCGCAGCTACCTGGAACTGGTCACGTCCAACCACCACTCTGTTCAAGCCCTTTCCTGGAGAAAACTGTACCTGAGCCGAGCCAAACTGAAGGCCTCCAGCAgaacctctgctctgctctctggatTTGCAATG GTCGCCATGGTGGaggtgcagctggaggtgcAGTACAAGTACCCCCAGATGCTGCTGATCGCCTTCAGCGCCTGCACGACGGTGCTGGTGGCCGTGCACCTCTTCGCCCTCCTCATCAGCACCTGCATCCTGCCCAACGTGGAGGCCGTGAGCAACATCCACAACCTGAACTCCATCAGCGAGTCCCCGCACGAGCGCATGCACCCCTACATCGAGCTGGCCTGGGGCTTCTCCACCGTCCTGGGGATCCTCCTGTTCCTCGCCGAAGTCGTGCTCCTGTGCTGGATAAAATTCCTGCCAGTGGGCTCCATCCTGAAAAACGAGACCACCAACGTGGAGAAGCCCAGCAGCCACGCAGGGTGGCAGTCAGCACTGGTGTCCACCATCATCATGGTCCCCGTGGGTCTGATCTTTGTCGTCTTCACCATCCACTTCTACCGCTCCTTGGTGCGGCACAAAACGGAGCGGCACAACCGCGAGATCGAGGAGCTCCACAAACTGAAAGTGCAGCTGGATGGGCATGACAGAGGCATGCAGGTGGTGTGA
- the ALKBH4 gene encoding alpha-ketoglutarate-dependent dioxygenase alkB homolog 4: MGEDNFTYCPATGLAKGNEHSEFAGWAFPFPGVFLVEEFISEDEECEIVELMDRDDWKPSQSGRKKQDYGPKVNFKKQRLKAGSFTGLPSFSRKIVAQMKACAVLSGFLPVEQCNLDYRAERGSAIDPHFDDWWLWGERLVSLNLLSKTVLSMSCDSQDTIQLFPISSKEEFSPPAPFTQTSECRSPGEEGTKCFLSPRLVPGKEVSVAILLPQRSLVVLHGDARYKWKHGIHRRHIEHRRVCITFRELSAEFSAGGRHEELGKELLQTALSFQGRPV; the protein is encoded by the exons GGAGAAGATAATTTCACTTACTGCCCAGCAACAGGCCTTGCTAAAGGAAATGAGCACTCAGAATTTGCTGGCTGGGCATTTCCCTTTCCAGGGGTGTTCCTGGTGGAGGAGTTCATTAGTGAAGATGAAGAGTGTGAGATAGTGGAACTGATGGATCGAGATGACTGGAAACCATCACAGTCTGGCCGAAAGAAACAG GACTATGGACCCAAAGTGAACTTTAAGAAACAAAGGCTGAAAGCTGGCAGCTTTACTGGCTTGCCAAGTTTCAGCAGGAAGATTGTGGCACAGATGAaggcctgtgctgtgctcagtggtTTCTTACCTGTGGAACAGTGTAACCTGGACtacagagcagagagaggctCTGCCATCGACCCCCACTTTGATGACTGGTGGCTCTGGGGGGAGCGCTTGGTCAGCCTGAACCTGCTCTCAAAAACTGTGCTCTCCATGTCCTGTGATTCACAGGACACCATCCaattatttcccatttccagtAAGGAGGAATTCAGTCCCCCTGCACCTTTCACGCAGACATCAGAGTGCAGAAGTCCAGGAGAAGAGGGAACCAAGTGCTTTTTGTCCCCCAGGCTGGTTCCGGGGAAGGAGGTGAGTGTGGCCATCCTCTTGCCCCAGAGGTCGCTGGTGGTGCTGCACGGGGACGCCCGGTACAAGTGGAAACACGGTATCCACCGCAGGCACATCGAGCACCGCCGCGTCTGCATCACCTTCAGGGAGCTCTCTGCAGAGTTCAGCGCCGGGGGGAGACACGAGGAACTGGGCAAGGAACTGCTACAAACTGCTCTTTCCTTTCAAGGGAGACCCGTGTGA